Within Novosphingobium resinovorum, the genomic segment TCGACGCCCTGGCCGAGCATGGCGCGCAGGGGAAGACCGATGCCCACGCCCTTTATCGCCGTGTCGTCTTCAATGTGCTGATCTCAAATGTCGACGATCATCTGCGCAATCACGGCTTCCTCTGGCTGGGTAAGGCCGGATGGTCACTGTCCCCAGCGTATGACCTCAATCCCGTGCCGACCGATATCAAAGCGCGAGTGCTGACGACCAACATCGATCTCGATGAGGGCACCTGCTCGCTCGACCTTCTGGAAGAGGCCTCGGAGTTCTTCGCCCTCACGTTGGCGCAGGCTCGCACGGTCATCAAGGACGTGGCGACCGTGACCTCAACTTGGCGCGAAACTGCAAAGGCGGTCGGCGCGAGACCGGCTGAGATAAACCGCATGGCCAGCGCCTTCGAGCATGACGACCTCAAGCGGGCGCTGGCCCTATGACGAGAACCTTCCTTCACAGCTTCGATCCACCGTCGGCCAGCCCCGTCAACGCCGCTACAGTCGACCTGGACGTGGCGGATATCGAGGACGCCGGCATTCGCGAGGTGCTTCAGACGCCGGGCGCCGCCTATGGCGCGTGGTCCAACCTCATCCGCTGGGTTGGCGACCATCTCGCCATGCAGGATGGCGAATGCAAAGATCAGCTTCACGATATCGCGCACATTGACGGCTGTGGCTGGAGCGCCGCGATCCTTCACTTTTCCCACACATCATACGGAGATCGTCCGGCGTGATCTCCGTCAGCAGCCTGTTTCGGAATGTCGGCAGAATGTCGCGCTCGTAGATGGAGCGCCGCATAGCCCGCGTGCTGTCCGCCATGCGCGATTCCTGGAACCACTTTTCGCCGAACTCGCCGAACCGCTTCGCCTCCTTCAGTCGACGCTTGTCTTGTTGCTTCTCTTGAGCAGGCGACCGCCCCTCAGAAATGGCCCGCTTCGCGTCGATTAGCTTCTCGCGAGCCCTGGCTAGCGAAAGGGCGTCGGGACCATATCGACCGAGCGTCAGCGTCTCGCGCCGTCCGTTGAGCCGGTAGTCGCAGCGGAATACGATGGTCCCTGACGGCTGGACCACGACTTACATACCGTCACGATCGCTCACCTTGTACAATTTTTTCTGTTATTTCAGTGCCTTAATAGAAGTGTTGGTAAGCATGAGAGCCTCCAATTCTGTCCAAACAACAGCAGAGAGGCGCCAATTATACCGTCAGGCCAAAACAGGCGTCGCTGGAAGCGATTTTATCTCGTAATTTCAAATATTTATGGTCAAAAACTATACCGTCAGCAGCTCTCTTAGCCCTGACGGTATAGGTAAACCCCTAACCGAACAAGTTCCCCCATACCGTCCGCTATACCGTCAAATCGGAGCATTGCCCCTCGATAGACGACGATAGATGATGATATTTTTATCGTTTTTTCTCATACGGTTAGATCGCAACATGGCGTGCAATCGGATACCGCCAGAGGGGTAAAAATCATTCCCACTCGATCGTGCCGGGCGGCTTCGAGGTGTAATCGTAGACCACGCGGTTGATGCCCTTGACCTCGTTGATGATGCGGGTCGCGACGCGGCTGAGGAAGGCCGCGTCGAAGGGGTAGATATCCGCCGTCATGCCGTCGGTCGAAGTGACCGCGCGCAGGCCGCAGACGCTGTCGTAAGTACGACCGTCGCCCATCACGCCCACCGTCTTGACCGGCAGCAGCACCGCAAAGGCCTGCCAGATCGCGTCGTAGAGACCGGCGTTGCGAATCTCCTCGAGGTAGACCGCGTCCGCCTTGCGCAGGATGTCGCAGCGCTCGCGGCTGACTTCGCCGGGGATGCGGATGGCAAGACCCGGGCCGGGGAACGGGTGACGACCGACGAAGACGTCGGGCAGGCCCAGTTCGCGGCCCAGTTCGCGCACTTCGTCCTTGAACAGTTCGCGCAGCGGCTCGACGAGCTTCATGTTCATGCGCTCGGGCAGGCCGCCGACGTTATGGTGGCTCTTGATCGTCACCGAAGGACCGCCGGTAAACGAAACGCTTTCGATCACGTCCGGATACAAGGTGCCCTGCGCCAGGAACTCGGCGCCGCCGATCTTCTTGGCCTCGTCCTCGAACACGTCGATGAAGGTCTTGCCGATGAACTTGCGCTTGGCTTCGGGGTCGGTGACGCCCTCAAGTCCGTTGAGGAACAGCGTCGAGGCATCGACGTGGACCAGCGGGATGTTGTAGTGGCCGCGGAACAGGCTGACGACCTGGTCCGCCTCGCCCATGCGCATCAGGCCGTGATCGACGAACACGCACGTGAGCTGGTCGCCGATCGCCTCGTGGATCAGCACTGCCGCAACGGCGGAATCGACGCCGCCCGAAAGGCCGCAGATCACCCGGCCCTCGCCCACCTGCGCGCGGATTTCCTCGATCTTGGTCTTGCGAAATTCGGCCATCGTCCAGTCACCGGTCAGACCGCAGACATGGCGCACGAAGTTCTTGAGCAGCTTGCCGCCGTCGGGCGTGTGCACGACCTCGGGGTGGAACTGCATCGCGTAGATGCGCTTCTCGTCGTTGGCGATCACCGCGAAAGGCGCGCCTGCGCTCGATGCGACCGGGCGGAAGCCGGGAGCGAGGCTGGTCACCTTGTCGCCGTGGCTCATCCAGACCTGATGCTTCTCGCCGACCTTCCACAGGCCGTTGAACAGAGCGCACTCATCGCCGATCTCGATGAAGGCGCGGCCGAACTCGCCCCCATCGCCGCCGGTCACTTCACCGCCCATCTGATGCATCAGCGACTGCTGGCCGTAGCAGATACCCAGGATCGGGCGGCCGCTCTCGAGGATCACGTCGGGGATGCGAGGACCGTTCTCATCCAGCACCGAGGCGGGCGAGCCGGAGAGGATTACGCCCACCGGGTTCATGCGGCGGAACGCCTCCTCAGCGGCGTTGAACG encodes:
- the guaA gene encoding glutamine-hydrolyzing GMP synthase yields the protein MNIQPTESVLIVDFGSQVTQLIARRVREAGVYSEIAPFNAAEEAFRRMNPVGVILSGSPASVLDENGPRIPDVILESGRPILGICYGQQSLMHQMGGEVTGGDGGEFGRAFIEIGDECALFNGLWKVGEKHQVWMSHGDKVTSLAPGFRPVASSAGAPFAVIANDEKRIYAMQFHPEVVHTPDGGKLLKNFVRHVCGLTGDWTMAEFRKTKIEEIRAQVGEGRVICGLSGGVDSAVAAVLIHEAIGDQLTCVFVDHGLMRMGEADQVVSLFRGHYNIPLVHVDASTLFLNGLEGVTDPEAKRKFIGKTFIDVFEDEAKKIGGAEFLAQGTLYPDVIESVSFTGGPSVTIKSHHNVGGLPERMNMKLVEPLRELFKDEVRELGRELGLPDVFVGRHPFPGPGLAIRIPGEVSRERCDILRKADAVYLEEIRNAGLYDAIWQAFAVLLPVKTVGVMGDGRTYDSVCGLRAVTSTDGMTADIYPFDAAFLSRVATRIINEVKGINRVVYDYTSKPPGTIEWE